The genomic interval CCTGCGGCACCTCGCTTGACGACGACGTGTCCGCGGGTCGCGGCGTCGAGCATCCGCAGCGCGTCCTCGACACGGTCGGCGCCCGTCACCGCGACGGCCTCGTCCTCGTTGGGAAGGTAGAGATCTACGAGTGCGAGCAGCTCGAGCGACTCCGCACGAGTCTTCGCGGAGTAGCCGTTGGGATCCCAACCTGGGTCGAAGACGACCCGCGAGTCCGCGGCGGCTTCGCTGAAGACGGCGGCGAGATCTGCGGCCGTGAGTCCGGGAGTGTTCGAAGTTCCCGCCACAATCGTGAAATCCGCACGTGTCATGGTGAGAAAGTCGAGGAACATCTCGCGTGTCGCGAGTGCCGAGACACCGAGGTCGGAGACGAACGCCCGCTCTCCGTCGGCGCGGATGAGGGCGATGGTGAGTCCTGTCCGTCCGGGCACGGCGTGGACGCCGGAAACGTCGACGCCCACTCGACCGAGCTCATCGCGCAGCTGGGCGCCGTCGGCATCGTCGCCGACGACACCGCACACGGCCACTGTCGCACCCAAGTGACCGAGGGCCGAGGCGATGTAGCCTGCCTGGCCCGCCACGAGAAGCGAGCGCGATTCGCCCAG from Microbacterium aurum carries:
- a CDS encoding carbohydrate kinase family protein, with the translated sequence MNGSQRTRVRVLGNLNHDLLLTGVDELPQWGRETLGESRSLLVAGQAGYIASALGHLGATVAVCGVVGDDADGAQLRDELGRVGVDVSGVHAVPGRTGLTIALIRADGERAFVSDLGVSALATREMFLDFLTMTRADFTIVAGTSNTPGLTAADLAAVFSEAAADSRVVFDPGWDPNGYSAKTRAESLELLALVDLYLPNEDEAVAVTGADRVEDALRMLDAATRGHVVVKRGAAGSATLIDDAVHTVPTRRVRAANAVGAGDTYDAALLVALGEGRPLAGAMEFASAAAAHFVERAEDRYPRRSDLV